The proteins below are encoded in one region of Chitinophagales bacterium:
- the accB gene encoding acetyl-CoA carboxylase biotin carboxyl carrier protein: protein MDLKEIQELIKLLNKFNISEIRLEQDNFKLTLRTHDPHSLLPYIKPEGNTLSQPAAVTQQPAPAFPAFQPEKEAGTKADISNTESRLITIKSPMIGTFYRSTTPEKPSFVNIGDEIKQGTVLCIIEAMKLFNEIESEHSGRIVKILVENAKPVEYDQPLFLIEPI from the coding sequence ATGGATTTAAAAGAAATACAAGAGCTTATTAAGCTTCTTAATAAATTTAATATATCGGAGATAAGGCTGGAGCAGGATAATTTCAAGCTTACTCTTCGTACACACGACCCTCACAGCTTATTACCTTATATAAAACCGGAAGGAAATACACTTTCTCAGCCAGCTGCTGTTACTCAGCAACCCGCTCCTGCATTTCCTGCTTTTCAACCTGAAAAGGAAGCAGGCACAAAGGCAGATATATCAAACACTGAATCAAGATTAATTACTATTAAATCGCCTATGATTGGCACATTTTACAGATCAACTACTCCCGAAAAACCTTCTTTTGTAAATATCGGGGATGAAATCAAACAAGGTACTGTACTATGTATCATTGAAGCAATGAAACTCTTTAATGAAATTGAGAGCGAGCATTCGGGAAGAATCGTCAAGATATTAGTGGAGAATGCAAAGCCTGTTGAATATGATCAGCCTTTATTTCTAATTGAGCCTATTTAG
- the accC gene encoding acetyl-CoA carboxylase biotin carboxylase subunit, whose product MTKKRKFNKILIANRGEIALRVIRTCKEMGIKTVSIYSTADRESLHVKFADEAVCIGPPPSRESYLNMAKIMAAAEITGADAIHPGYGFLAENEKFAEICGEYGIKFIGPTPHQISMMGDKITAKDTMKKAEVPVIPGSEGLLEDIKEGKKLAKKITYPVILKATAGGGGKGMRIVWEEKEFENAFAMARTEAGAAFGNDGVYMEKYVEEPRHIEIQVAGDQYGKACHLSERDCSIQRRHQKLTEESPSPFVTQELREKMGQAAIKACKAIDYEGVGTVEFLVDKYRNFYFMEMNTRIQVEHPVTEEVINFDLIKEQIKIAMGEPISGKNYFPAMHAIECRINAEDPYSEFRPSPGKITTLHTPGGHGVRIDSHIYAGYIIPPYYDSLIAKIITMAQTRIEAIETMERALSEYVIEGIKTTIPFHLALMKDKNFREGNFNTAFINTFKFQ is encoded by the coding sequence TTGACTAAGAAAAGAAAGTTTAATAAGATACTCATAGCTAACCGGGGCGAAATTGCCTTGCGTGTAATTCGCACCTGCAAGGAAATGGGTATTAAAACAGTAAGTATTTATTCCACTGCCGATCGTGAAAGCCTGCACGTAAAATTTGCTGATGAAGCGGTTTGTATAGGGCCACCCCCCAGCAGGGAATCCTACTTAAATATGGCCAAGATTATGGCTGCTGCCGAAATTACAGGGGCGGATGCCATACATCCCGGGTATGGTTTTCTGGCAGAGAATGAAAAGTTCGCAGAAATCTGCGGAGAATACGGTATTAAATTTATTGGCCCCACACCGCACCAGATTTCAATGATGGGCGATAAGATCACTGCTAAGGATACTATGAAGAAGGCGGAAGTGCCGGTAATTCCCGGAAGTGAAGGTCTGTTGGAAGATATCAAGGAAGGCAAAAAACTCGCAAAAAAAATTACGTACCCTGTAATTCTAAAAGCTACGGCCGGCGGCGGCGGTAAGGGGATGCGGATCGTTTGGGAGGAAAAAGAATTTGAAAATGCCTTTGCAATGGCTCGCACAGAGGCGGGCGCCGCTTTCGGAAATGATGGTGTATATATGGAAAAATATGTAGAGGAGCCACGGCATATCGAAATCCAGGTGGCAGGGGACCAATATGGGAAAGCCTGCCATCTTTCAGAACGCGACTGCTCTATTCAGCGTCGTCATCAAAAGTTAACAGAAGAAAGCCCTTCACCATTTGTTACGCAGGAGCTTCGTGAAAAAATGGGTCAGGCAGCCATTAAGGCCTGCAAAGCAATTGACTATGAAGGAGTAGGTACCGTAGAGTTCCTCGTGGATAAATACAGGAACTTTTATTTTATGGAAATGAACACTCGTATCCAGGTAGAACATCCGGTAACTGAAGAAGTAATTAATTTCGACCTTATTAAAGAGCAGATTAAAATCGCTATGGGGGAGCCTATATCGGGTAAAAATTATTTCCCGGCAATGCATGCTATTGAATGTCGGATTAATGCAGAAGACCCTTATTCCGAATTTCGGCCAAGTCCTGGAAAAATCACAACCCTTCATACACCCGGAGGCCATGGAGTGCGTATTGATTCTCACATTTATGCAGGTTATATAATACCTCCATATTATGATTCATTGATAGCTAAGATTATAACTATGGCACAAACGCGTATCGAAGCTATTGAAACGATGGAAAGGGCATTGAGCGAATATGTAATAGAGGGTATTAAAACAACAATACCTTTTCACCTTGCATTAATGAAAGACAAAAATTTCAGAGAGGGAAATTTTAATACCGCCTTTATAAATACATTTAAATTTCAATAA
- a CDS encoding response regulator, whose translation MNYKPPTLERTQPTVSHLSDQLPLSILVAEDNVINQKLLVSILELQGYSPDIVADGNEVLYAIVEKNYDLILMDIQMPELGGEETTQKVKNLLQENSPKIIAVTAYAMAGDREKYLKAGMDGYLSKPFKIHELIREIKRVMN comes from the coding sequence ATGAACTATAAACCCCCAACACTTGAGCGAACCCAACCCACTGTATCCCATTTAAGCGACCAACTGCCTCTTTCCATTTTAGTTGCTGAAGACAATGTTATAAATCAAAAATTATTGGTAAGCATTTTAGAATTGCAAGGCTACAGTCCTGATATAGTTGCAGATGGGAATGAAGTGCTTTATGCTATTGTGGAAAAAAATTATGATCTCATATTAATGGATATACAAATGCCGGAATTGGGGGGCGAGGAAACTACTCAAAAAGTAAAGAATTTATTGCAGGAAAACAGCCCTAAAATTATTGCCGTGACAGCATATGCTATGGCTGGTGACCGTGAAAAATATCTGAAGGCGGGTATGGATGGCTATCTGAGCAAACCATTTAAAATTCATGAATTAATAAGAGAGATTAAAAGAGTAATGAATTAG
- a CDS encoding methionine adenosyltransferase: MSYLFTSESVSEGHPDKVADQISDAILDEFLKTDPDSKVACETFVTTGLVVIGGEVKSKAYIDIQKVAREVIRSIGYTKSEYMFDADSCGIISTIHEQSAEINQGVMRERKEDQGAGDQGMMFGYATNETDNYMPLALDLAHRILIELAKIRREQKIMKYLRPDAKAQVTIEYSDDHKPLRIDTIVISAQHDEFDSDEKMQKEIAGDIQRYLLPRMIKNLPRRISKLFGSDIKFYINPTGKFVIGGPHGDTGLTGRKIIVDTYGGKSAHGGGAFSGKDPSKVDRSAAYAARHIAKNLVASGIADQVQVQVAYAIGISKPVGLYVTTFGTAKVKDESGNIMSDSKIAEIVQTIFDMRPYAIVERLKLRNPIYIKTAAYGHMGKEPVKAKISIGKNGKLKEREVELFTWEKLDYIPQVKKAFHIS; the protein is encoded by the coding sequence ATGTCATATCTCTTTACTTCGGAATCAGTTTCCGAAGGACATCCGGATAAAGTAGCCGATCAGATTTCAGATGCAATTCTTGATGAATTTTTAAAAACCGATCCCGATTCTAAAGTTGCCTGCGAAACATTTGTAACTACCGGGCTGGTAGTGATTGGCGGCGAAGTTAAATCTAAAGCTTATATAGATATACAAAAGGTAGCCCGTGAGGTTATCCGCTCTATAGGTTACACCAAATCAGAGTATATGTTTGATGCGGATTCATGCGGCATTATAAGCACCATACATGAGCAATCTGCGGAGATTAACCAGGGGGTAATGCGTGAAAGGAAAGAGGATCAAGGTGCCGGGGATCAAGGAATGATGTTCGGTTACGCTACCAATGAAACCGATAACTACATGCCGCTTGCACTTGACCTTGCGCATAGAATTTTAATAGAATTAGCAAAAATCAGGAGAGAGCAAAAAATTATGAAATACCTGAGGCCCGATGCGAAAGCGCAGGTTACTATTGAATACAGTGATGATCACAAACCTCTCCGCATTGATACTATTGTAATTTCTGCCCAGCACGATGAATTTGATTCCGATGAGAAAATGCAGAAAGAAATTGCTGGAGATATTCAGAGATACTTGCTTCCACGAATGATAAAAAATTTACCAAGGCGCATTTCGAAACTCTTTGGCAGTGATATAAAATTTTACATTAATCCCACAGGCAAATTTGTGATTGGTGGTCCGCACGGTGATACCGGATTAACAGGCAGGAAAATAATTGTAGATACCTATGGAGGTAAAAGCGCCCACGGTGGTGGCGCTTTTTCAGGAAAAGATCCCTCTAAAGTAGACCGGTCAGCAGCTTATGCTGCTCGGCATATCGCAAAAAACCTGGTGGCTTCCGGGATAGCTGACCAGGTTCAGGTGCAGGTTGCTTATGCTATTGGCATATCAAAGCCGGTAGGTTTATACGTAACTACATTTGGTACTGCAAAAGTGAAAGATGAATCAGGAAATATAATGAGTGATAGTAAAATAGCAGAAATTGTACAAACAATCTTTGACATGCGCCCGTATGCTATTGTGGAAAGACTTAAATTGAGAAATCCTATTTACATTAAAACCGCAGCTTATGGCCATATGGGAAAAGAGCCGGTGAAAGCAAAAATTTCTATTGGAAAAAATGGGAAATTAAAGGAACGTGAAGTAGAGTTGTTTACATGGGAAAAATTGGATTATATCCCTCAGGTTAAAAAGGCATTTCATATTTCCTGA
- the carA gene encoding glutamine-hydrolyzing carbamoyl-phosphate synthase small subunit, with amino-acid sequence MTTSEKIPAILLLEDNSVYYGFSNGRGITAGEICFNTGMTGYQEIFTDPSYFGQILIATHVHIGNYGVNHLEAQSASIKISGLVCKTFNSFSSRIQSDGSIENYFIKQNKIAIEGIDTRSLVRHIRSRGAMNAIISSEISDVPALKNRLNEVPSMKGLELSSVISTHEPYEAGDKSSQLKVAALDLGIKQNILDCMVARGIHVKVFPARTSYKEMKSFEANGYFISNGPGDPAAMEYAVDTVKDILNDNQPLFGICLGHQLLALANNIPTFKMHHGHRGLNHPVKNLISGRCEITSQNHGFGVDPEAIRQSPDIEITHINLNDRSIEGLRMKNKPAFSVQYHPESAPGPHDSRYLFDEFVEMMKS; translated from the coding sequence TTGACTACCTCTGAGAAAATTCCTGCAATACTTTTATTGGAAGATAACTCCGTTTACTATGGTTTTTCTAATGGAAGAGGTATTACTGCAGGTGAGATTTGTTTTAATACCGGAATGACGGGATATCAGGAAATTTTTACAGATCCATCTTACTTTGGGCAGATCCTTATTGCTACACACGTCCATATAGGGAATTATGGAGTAAATCACCTTGAAGCTCAGTCTGCCTCCATAAAAATCTCGGGGTTAGTTTGCAAGACTTTTAATTCCTTTTCTTCACGCATTCAGTCAGATGGATCAATAGAAAACTATTTTATAAAACAAAACAAGATTGCTATTGAAGGCATCGATACGCGTTCACTGGTGCGCCACATTCGCAGTCGTGGTGCTATGAATGCAATAATTTCTTCCGAAATATCCGATGTTCCTGCATTAAAAAATAGACTTAATGAAGTTCCTTCTATGAAAGGATTGGAATTGTCGTCTGTGATTTCCACTCATGAACCCTATGAAGCGGGAGATAAGAGTTCACAATTGAAAGTGGCGGCACTCGATTTGGGTATCAAGCAAAATATTCTTGATTGTATGGTAGCCCGTGGAATTCACGTAAAGGTATTTCCTGCAAGAACGTCTTACAAAGAGATGAAATCTTTTGAGGCTAACGGCTATTTTATTTCTAACGGCCCCGGTGATCCTGCTGCAATGGAATATGCAGTGGATACTGTAAAGGATATTTTAAATGATAATCAGCCGCTTTTTGGTATCTGTCTCGGTCATCAGTTACTGGCACTGGCCAATAATATTCCAACCTTTAAAATGCATCATGGACACCGCGGGCTCAATCATCCGGTAAAGAATTTAATCAGTGGCCGTTGTGAAATCACTTCTCAAAACCACGGCTTTGGGGTAGATCCTGAAGCCATAAGGCAGTCGCCCGATATTGAAATAACCCATATAAATTTAAATGACCGTTCTATAGAAGGGTTAAGAATGAAAAATAAGCCTGCATTTTCCGTTCAGTATCATCCTGAATCAGCGCCAGGACCTCATGACAGCAGGTATTTATTTGACGAATTTGTGGAAATGATGAAATCGTAA
- a CDS encoding 4-(cytidine 5'-diphospho)-2-C-methyl-D-erythritol kinase gives MISFPNCKINLGLKIFDKRQDGYHNLESILYPINWFDSLEMVAANEFSFETAGIQIDGRPEDNLCVKAYKLLKTRFNIPIVKIFLLKNIPQGAGLGGGSADAAFMLKMLNQFFDLKIPLSSLQQFALQLGTDCPFFIENRPCIATGKGEQLTPVNLDLSGFFIVVVYPGIILSTSLAYTALSENRTIKRDIIFSSEKNHSPITAAQLPIQEWKQYLNNDFEEVIFQKFPEIESIKTQLYDQGAIYASMSGSGSAIYGIFRKRKRINLKKDYRVVCLNLS, from the coding sequence ATGATTTCATTCCCTAACTGTAAGATCAACCTTGGATTAAAGATTTTTGATAAACGGCAAGACGGTTATCACAACCTGGAAAGCATCCTCTATCCCATCAACTGGTTTGATTCACTGGAAATGGTTGCTGCTAACGAATTTTCTTTTGAAACGGCTGGAATACAAATAGATGGAAGACCAGAAGATAATTTATGCGTTAAAGCATATAAGCTATTAAAAACCAGATTTAATATCCCTATTGTAAAAATATTCCTTCTCAAAAATATACCCCAAGGCGCAGGACTCGGTGGAGGATCTGCAGATGCAGCTTTCATGTTAAAAATGCTTAACCAGTTTTTTGATCTGAAAATACCGTTAAGCAGCCTTCAGCAATTTGCCTTACAGCTCGGAACAGACTGTCCCTTCTTTATTGAAAATCGACCATGTATAGCTACAGGAAAAGGCGAACAGCTGACACCGGTTAATCTTGATTTATCCGGTTTTTTTATAGTAGTTGTTTATCCTGGAATAATACTAAGCACATCACTGGCTTACACTGCATTATCCGAAAACCGAACCATTAAAAGAGATATCATATTTTCTTCTGAAAAAAATCATTCCCCAATAACTGCCGCCCAGTTACCTATTCAAGAATGGAAACAATATTTAAATAATGATTTTGAAGAGGTGATTTTCCAAAAATTTCCGGAAATAGAAAGCATAAAAACTCAACTGTATGATCAGGGAGCAATATATGCCTCGATGAGCGGAAGCGGCTCTGCGATATATGGAATTTTTCGGAAGAGAAAAAGAATAAACTTAAAAAAGGATTATAGAGTGGTTTGCCTAAATTTATCATAA
- a CDS encoding DUF58 domain-containing protein, whose protein sequence is MNEAGRIQSLELLANQVVEGFLTGLHKSPFHGFSVEFAEHRLYNAGEATRNIDWKVFARTDRLYVKRFEEETNLRCQLVLDASSSMYFPDEKEQQSSQRKIDFSCIAAASIMQLLKKQRDAFGLTIFSNQVEQQSEVKSSSVHNRLLLTSLQQLMDRDPGKKMTNAAACLHEVAEKIHRRSLVIIFSDMFENVTAESDEASSIFSALQHLKHNKHEVILFHVLDKSKELEFEFANRPYRFVDLETGEQVKLTPNRVKELYIKQINAFYELLKLRCGQYKIDFAEADINLGFRQILVPYLIKRIKFN, encoded by the coding sequence ATAAATGAAGCGGGAAGGATTCAAAGTTTAGAATTGCTTGCAAACCAGGTAGTGGAAGGATTTTTAACAGGCCTTCATAAAAGTCCTTTTCATGGCTTTTCTGTTGAGTTTGCTGAACATCGACTTTACAATGCAGGTGAAGCCACCAGGAATATTGACTGGAAAGTTTTTGCACGTACTGATAGGCTATATGTAAAACGATTTGAGGAAGAAACCAATCTCCGTTGCCAGTTAGTATTAGATGCCTCCTCTTCTATGTACTTCCCGGATGAAAAAGAACAGCAAAGCAGTCAACGTAAAATTGATTTTTCCTGTATCGCAGCTGCGTCTATCATGCAGCTGCTAAAAAAACAGCGCGACGCATTCGGGCTTACTATTTTTTCAAACCAGGTAGAACAGCAAAGTGAAGTAAAATCAAGTTCTGTTCACAACAGGCTGTTGCTTACTTCCTTACAGCAATTAATGGACAGAGATCCCGGTAAAAAAATGACCAATGCCGCAGCATGCCTGCATGAAGTGGCAGAGAAAATACATCGTCGGTCGCTGGTAATCATATTTAGTGATATGTTTGAAAACGTTACTGCTGAAAGTGACGAGGCGAGTTCCATCTTTTCAGCATTGCAGCATCTTAAGCATAACAAGCATGAAGTAATTTTATTTCATGTTCTGGATAAATCAAAAGAGCTGGAATTTGAATTCGCTAATCGTCCATATCGCTTTGTGGATTTAGAAACCGGCGAACAGGTAAAACTTACACCCAATAGAGTTAAAGAATTATACATAAAGCAGATAAATGCTTTTTATGAATTGCTTAAGCTTCGATGTGGTCAATACAAAATAGATTTTGCAGAAGCTGACATTAATTTGGGATTTCGCCAGATACTGGTACCTTATTTAATCAAGCGGATAAAATTTAACTGA
- a CDS encoding DUF1361 domain-containing protein codes for MLKTIRSKYFQEHYQITVLLIISSLYSIALELLRIYLSGHKNYFYFIWNLFLAWVPYLISMYLPITYYKLKIKIIAYFLLVIWFLFWPNSPYIITDLLHLNAKQNIPLWFDLCLILSFAWTGLMLGFTSLIEIQNLIRKRFNRVIAWTFSIVTILTGSLGIYIGRYVRLNTWDVVANPMRVYFDIAKNFNTHMMRTETLGMVILYGIFLLIGYLTIKIIIKIPDRMAL; via the coding sequence ATGCTGAAGACAATCCGAAGTAAGTATTTTCAAGAGCACTACCAGATTACCGTATTACTCATTATCTCTTCCTTATATTCTATTGCATTAGAACTTTTAAGAATTTACCTGAGCGGGCATAAAAATTATTTTTATTTTATCTGGAACCTGTTCCTCGCCTGGGTTCCATATTTAATCAGCATGTATCTTCCCATAACTTACTATAAGCTGAAAATAAAAATAATCGCTTATTTTCTTTTAGTTATCTGGTTTTTATTCTGGCCCAATTCACCTTACATTATTACCGATCTGCTGCATTTAAATGCTAAACAAAATATTCCTTTGTGGTTTGATTTGTGCTTGATTTTATCATTTGCATGGACGGGATTAATGCTTGGATTCACTTCCTTAATTGAGATTCAGAATTTAATACGTAAACGCTTTAACCGAGTTATAGCCTGGACTTTTTCAATAGTTACTATTCTTACCGGAAGCTTAGGTATATATATTGGAAGATATGTACGCCTCAACACATGGGATGTAGTAGCTAATCCTATGAGAGTATACTTCGATATTGCAAAAAATTTCAATACGCATATGATGCGGACAGAAACTTTAGGGATGGTAATACTTTATGGAATTTTTTTACTGATAGGATACCTGACAATAAAAATTATTATCAAAATCCCTGACCGTATGGCTTTATAA
- the trxA gene encoding thioredoxin — MALQLTDTNFKETVINSGKVALVDFWAEWCGPCRMIGPVVEELSHEYDGKVIIGKVNVDDNPETAMQFGIRSIPTILFFKNGALVDKQVGVVPKSVLENKLKTHL; from the coding sequence ATGGCTTTACAATTGACTGATACGAACTTTAAAGAAACCGTGATTAATTCCGGCAAGGTAGCACTGGTAGATTTTTGGGCAGAATGGTGTGGCCCCTGCAGGATGATAGGACCGGTAGTAGAAGAATTATCGCATGAATACGATGGCAAAGTAATTATTGGCAAAGTAAATGTTGATGATAACCCTGAAACTGCTATGCAATTTGGCATCCGCAGCATTCCCACCATTTTATTTTTTAAAAATGGCGCTCTTGTTGATAAGCAGGTTGGTGTAGTACCAAAATCTGTATTGGAAAATAAGTTAAAGACACATTTATAA